In Bifidobacterium scardovii JCM 12489 = DSM 13734, the genomic stretch AGTACGGCCGTGACGGCGGGCGCGACAACCGCGGCCGCAACGGCCAGTCGCGCATGAACCATGCGCCGCGCAACAATGACGGGCGTTCGTCCGGCCCGATGCCGCACGCGCCCCGCCCGCAGTCGCTGCAGAACGCGAATCCGGGCCAGAACCAGGGCGGCCAGCCCACGCCGGGGCCGCGTCCGGGCAACAATCCGTTCAGCCGCAAGCAGGGCATGCATACGCCTACGCCGGGTGACATCCCGCGTCCGCATCCGATGGCCCGCCCCACCGCGAACAACAACGAGGGTCGCGGCCGTGGCGGCCGTCCGGGCCAGGGCCGCGGCGGTTTCCGTGGCCGTCCGGGCCAGGGTGCCCAGGGTGCACCGCGTCCCGGCCAGTGGGGCCATAACCGTCCGGGTCAGGGCGGCGCTCAGGGTCGTCCGGGCCAGGGCGCCCAGGGCGGTCGTCCGGGTCAGGGCGGCAACCGCTTCGGCGGCTCCGGCCAGGGTGGCTATCAGGGCGGCGGCGCGCCGAGCAACGGTCCCGCGCGCACCGGCGGCCGCGGAGGCCGCGGCGGCGCCGCAGGCGCGTTCGGACGTCAGGGCGGCAAGTCCTCGAAGGCCCGCAAGAACCGTCTTGCGAAGCGTCAGGAGTTCCAGGAGCTGAAAGCTCCGGTCATCGGCGGCGTGCGCATCCCGACCGGCAACGGCCAGACCGTGAAGCTGCGTCAGGGCGCCTCGCTGGCCGATCTGGCGGAGAAGATCAACGTCAACCAGGCCGCGCTGGTCACCGTGCTGTTCCATCTCGGCGAGATGGCCACGGCCACGCAGTCGCTCGACGAGTCGACCTTCCAGATCCTCGGCGAGGAAATCGGCTGGAACATCAAGATCGTGTCCGCCGAAGAGGAGGACAAGGAGCTGCTGCAGCAGTTCGACATCAACCTGGATGACGAGGAGCTGCAGGAGGACGAGGACTTGAAGCCGCGTCCGCCGGTCGTCACCGTCATGGGCCATGTCGATCACGGTAAGACCCGACTGCTCGACGCGATCCGCAACACCAACGTCATCGCCCGTGAGGCCGGCGGCATCACGCAGCGCATCGGCGCCTACCAGGTGACCGTGGATCTCGATGGGCAGAAGCGCAAGATCACCTTCCTCGATACCCCTGGCCACGAGGCGTTCACCGCCATGCGTGCCCGCGGTGCCGAGCTCACCGATATCGCGATCCTCGTGGTCGCCGCGGATGACGGCGTGATGCCGCAGACCGTCGAGGCCATCAACCACGCGCAGGCGGCCCACGTGCCGATCGTCGTGGCGGTCAACAAGATCGACAAGCCGGGCGCGAACCCCGACAAGGTGCGCGGCCAGCTCACCGAGTTCGGCCTGGTGCCGGAGGAGTACGGCGGCGACACGATGTTCGTCGACATCTCCGCCAAGCAGGGCACGAACATCGACAAGCTGCTCGAATCCGTGCTGCTCACCGCCGACGCGGAGCTCGATCTGCGCGCCAACCCGGATATGGACGCCCGCGGCGCCACCGTCGAAGCCCGACTCGACAAGGGCCGCGGCGCCGTGGCTACCGTGCTGGTGCAGTCCGGCACGCTGCACGTCGGCGACGCGATCGTGGCCGGTACGTCCTATGGCCGCGTGCGCGCCATGCTCGACGAGAACGGCCAGCACATGAAGGAGGCCGCGCCGTCCACGCCTGTGCAGGTGCTGGGCCTGACCTCCGTGCCGACCGCCGGTGACCTGTTCCTGGTGGCTCCGGACGACCGCACCGCCCGCCAGATCGCCGAGAAGCGCCAGGCCACCGAGCGTGCCGCCCAGCTGGCCAAGCGCCGCAAGGTCGTCTCGCTCGAGAGCCTCAAGGAGCAGTTCGCCAAGTCCGAGGTCGACATGCTCAACATCGTCATCAAGGGCGATTCGTCCGGCTCCGTCGAGGCGCTGGAGGACTCCCTGATGAAGATCGAGGTGTCCGACGAGGTCGGCATCCAGGTCATCCACCGCGGCGTCGGCGCGATCACCCAGAACGACGTCAACCTCGCCACGGTCGACAAGGCCGTCATCATCGGCTTCAACGTGCGTCCGAACCGCCAGGTCGCGGACCTCGCCGAGCGCGAGGGCGTGGAGATCAAGTACTACTCGATCATCTACAAGGCCATCGAGGACATCGAGGCCTCCCTCAAGGGCATGCTCAAGCCGGAATACGAGGAGGTCACCACCTCCCACTCCGAGATCCGCGAGATCTTCCGCTCCTCCAAGTTCGGCAACATCGCCGGCGTCATGGTGCAGGACGGCGAGGTCAAGCGCGGTACGAAGTGCCGTATCCTGCGCAACGGCGTCGCCACGGTCAACGACCTCGAGATCTCCTCGCTGCGTCGCTTCAAGGACGACGTCACCTCGGTCGCGGAGGGCTACGAGGCCGGTATCAACCTCGGCTCCTTCAACGACATCGAGATCGGCGACATCATCGAGACCTTCGAGATGCGCGAGATCGAGCGCAAGTAGGCCAACGGCCGGCTCCTTCGGCTGGCCGGGCGCGCGGACACCGCGGCCCGGTGCCATGCGAGAGCGCGTGCGAAGCGCCCGTCCCCTTACGGCGGCGGGCGCTTCGCCGTTGTCAGGCCATTGACGGGCCGTGGCATGGGCCGGGGGATGTGCGACGATAGAACCCAAGAAATCCATGTATCACCATTCAAATCGAGTGCAAAGGAAACACTGATGGCAGGAACGAACCCGCGCGCCGCGCGCATCGCCGCGCTGATCCAGCGCGTCGTCGCCTCGTCGATGGAGGCGCAGCTGCATGACAAGCGCCTTGCGAACGTGACGATCACCGAAGTGCGCGTCACCAACGATCTGCAGATCGCGAAGATCTACTGGACGCAGCTGGGGCACGAAGGCAAGGAGGACGGCGAACGCCGCCGCGCCAAGCAGGCCCTAGACCAGGCGAGAGGCCGTCTGCGCACGCTGGTCGGTACCAAGGCCGGTCTGCGCCTGACCCCGCAGCTGCAGTTCATCTTCGACGAGGTGCCCGGCGAGGCGACCGAGATCGAGGACATTCTTCTGGTGGCGCGCAAGCGCGACGAGGAGCTCGCCAAGGCCCGCTCGAACGCGCATTATGCCGGCGAGGCCGATCCGTACAAGCATCCCGACGAGGATGACGACGATTTCGACGACGATTTTGACGACGACGAATCCGACGATGCCGATGATCCGGACGACGGGTACGGCGACGCCGTCGAGGTCGAGGAATTCGACGGGTCCGAGGAATCCGGCAGCGCGGCCTGACCGGCGCGCAGCCCGGTACGCCGCGGTTCTGACACAAGGGGAGTGGATATGGCATCGCAAGGGCCGCAGCCGTCCGGGCTGCTGATCGTGGACAAGCCGCAGGGCGTGACCAGCCATGACGTGGTGGCCGCCGCGCGCGGCGCGCTGCATACGAAAAAGGTGGGCCACGCCGGCACGCTCGACCCGATGGCCACCGGCGTGCTGGTCATCGGCTTCGGCAACGCCACGCGCCTGCTCAACTACATCGTCGACCACGACAAGACGTACGAGGCGACGATCAGGCTCGGGCAGTCCACCGACACCGACGACGCCGACGGCACGCCGATCGCGCCGGACGGCCCGGCGGCGTCTGCCGGTTGTGCCGGTCACGGTACCCGGCGGGACGGTACGCAGGAGGATGCGGACCTGCGGATGCCTGATCGCGCCGCCGTGGAGCGCGCGATCGCGGAGCATTTCCTCGGCGACATCGAACAGGTGCCGAATGCGTTCTCCGCGATCAAAATCAACGGCCAGCGGGCCTATGACCTGGCCCGCGAAGGCAAGGCGGTCGAACTCAAGGCCCGCCCCGTCACGATCGGCGAGTTCACGGTGCTCGACGCGCGGTACGGGTATACGGACGCGTCCCGTGCCGGCGCGCCGCTTGCGGCGGCGAACGACTTCCCCTCGGCGGCGCAGGTGGTGGATCTCGATGTGCGCGTGAGCTGCTCCTCCGGCACCTATATCCGCGCATTGGCGCGCGATCTGGGCGCGACGCTCGGCGTCGGCGGTCATCTGACCCGACTGCGCCGCACGCGCGTCGGCCGGTTCGCGCTTGACGGCGACCATGCGGCCCACGCCGTGACCGCGCACGTCGAAACCCGCACCTTCACCAATCGCGACGGGGAGACCGTGACCCGGAACCGCGCGGTGCTCGACGCGGCCGGCGAGGAGCTGCTGTCCCGCGCGCTGACCATGGCCGATGCGGTCGCCGCGGCGATGCAGACGGTCGCGATCAGCGGGCACGACGCCGCCGAGCTGCGCTTCGGAAGGCGCATCCCCTGCGGTGGCAAGGGCATCGCGGCCGCCGTGGTGCCGGAAACCGGCGACGTCGCGGCGATCGTGGAGCGCACCGGGCGCGGCGAGGCCAAGCCGGTGACTGTGTTCGCCGCCTGACGCGCGCGGTAGCGTATGGTGCCCCGCCGGTGGAGGCTGTCGGCGTAAGCCGACTGGGGTGGTCCGACGGTGCCGTGAGGAGTTTTTCAGGTATCCGAGAAACGGACGAGCTGCTAGAGTGGATGCGATTGATTCGTGACGCGCGGCACCGCGCAACCGACCAGAGGAACCCAGAGGAACAGCATGAAGATCACCCGACTCACCCCCGACCCGACCGGCTTGGTAGCATGGCCGACACTGAGCTCGAACAAGAAATCCGTGGTGACCGTCGGCGTGTTCGACGGGTTCCACCAGGGGCACCGGGCGGTCGTCGAGCGGGTGGTGGAACTGGCCGCCAAGGAGCGCGCCTTCTCCGTGGTGATCCTGTTCGACCCGCGCCCGGGACTGGTGCACCGGTACGCCGCCGAGCACCATGGCATGGACCCCGATGAGGGCATCGCCGATACCGAGGCGCTGACCGGCGTGGACGAGCGCATCCGTCTGATGCGCCAGATGGGCGTCGACCATGTGCTGCTGGTCCGCTACACGCTGGCGTTCGCCGCCAAGTCCTACCGCTTCTTCCTCGGCCAGCTGGTCGGCAAGATCGGCATGCGCACGCTGGTGCTCGGCCAGGATGCGGCCATGGGCAAGGATCGGGCCGGCGACGTCAAGGCGATCGAGAACCTGGCGCTCGCCACCGGCGTCTTCGAACTGGACGTCGTGGACGACCGCGGCCCCGGATACGTGCGCATCCCGGCCGATGCGGCGCCGCATATGCCGAGCGAGCCGGGCGAGCCGAAGGACCCGACCGAGGGCATGACCAAGGCCGAGCTGCGCGCGTGGAGCAAGAAGCATCAGGGGCGCAAGCAGCGTATCTGGAGCTCCACCAATGTCCGGTATCTGCTTGGGCAGGGCCGCATCGTCGACGCGAACGCGATTCTGGGTCATCCCCACGCCGTCGAAGGCACGGTGATCCATGGCGAGGAGCGCGGGCGCACCATCGGATTCCCGACGGCGAACCTCGAGGAACCGGTGGTCGGGTATCTGCCGGTGGACGGCGTGTACGCCGGCTGGCTGGTCGATCTGGGGGAGGAGCGCGATACGGTGCCCTCGAACGGCGATGCCGAGGCGACCTCCCGCGTGGCCTCGGACGACACCGCCCGCATCGCCCCCCACTCGCCGTGGCGGTGGCCCGCGGCGATCTCGATCGGCACCAAGCCCACATTCAGCGAGAAGACCGGACTACACGAGCGGGTGATCGAGGCCTATGCCGTCACCGATGACTGGCTCGACCTGTACGGGCACCGCGTGCGCATCGAATTCGCCGGATTCTTGCGCCCCCAGGTGCGTTTCGACGGCGTGGACGCCCTGAAGGACGAACTGGCCCGCAACGTCGAGGAAACCAAGCGCCTCACCGCCTGACGCAACGTATGGCTCCCCTCATAGAGGGGAGCTGTCGGCGTAGCCGACTGAGGGGAGCAGAGCTGCACGCACCAAACCCACTAGTGCCGGAAGTGGCTGAAGAACTCCTTGGTCTCCGGGTTCTGCGACTCGTCCATGACCTCGCGCGGCGTGCCGTTCTCGGCGATGACGCCGTGGCGCAGCAGCACGATGCGGTCGGCCGCGTCATGCGCGAAGCTCATCTCGTGCGTGGCCATCAGGATCGTGGTGCCCTGGTCCTTGAGCTCGGCGACCATGTTGAGCACCTCGCCGACCAGCATCGGGTCGAGCGCCGAGGTGATCTCGTCGAGCAGCAGCAGTTCGGGGTCGGTCATCAGCGCGCGGGCGATCGCCACGCGCTGCTGCTGACCGCCGGACAGCTGATCCGGGTAGGCGGAGGCCTTCGCGCGCATGCCGATGCGGTCGAGCAGCTCCAGCGCACGCGATTCGGCGCGCTCCTTGTCCCAATGGTGCACCTTGATCGCCGCCAGGGTGACGTTCTTGAGCACCGACATGTGCGGGAACAGGTTGAACTGCTGGAACACCACGCCGATGCGCGCGCGGATTCGGTCCTGATTGGCCCGCGGGTCGGTGATGTCGGTGTCGCCGAGCCAGATCTGGCCGTCGTCCACCTGCTCGAGCAGATTCACGCACTTCATCAGCGTGGACTTGCCGGAGCCGGACGGGCCGAGCAGCGCCACGACCTCATGGCGGCGCACCTCGAAGGAGATGCCGCGCAGCACCTGCGTGGAACCGAAGGACTTGCGGATGTTGTCCAGCCGCAGGATGGCGTCGCTGCCGGACTTGGCTGCCGGCGCGGCGGCCGGAACGCCCTGTGCCGGCGAATGCTGATCGTTCAGAGTGCTCATACCGTGCCTCCACTGAGCTCGCGGGCGCGCAGACGCGCCGAATACCAGTCATTAAGCAGAATGAACGGCACGCTCATGATGATGAACAGCACGCTCGCCACCACGTACGGGGTGAAGTTGTAGGTGCTGGCCACCTGGATCTGCGCGGCGCGCACCGCGTCGACGGCGCCCAGCACCGAGATCAGGCCGACGTCCTTCTGCATGGCGATGAAGTCGTTCATCAGCGCCGGCGCGACCTTGCGCAGCGCCTGCGGGATGATGATCATGCGCATGGTCTGCCCCGAGGTCAGGCCCAGCGAACGCGCCGAGGCGCGCTGCGAGGGGTGCACGTCCTGGAATCCGGCGCGCAGCACCTCGGCGACGTATGCCGAGTAGGTCATGATCACGGCGATGGTGCCGAGCACCGACGCCGGGATGCGCCCGAAGATGCCGAGACCGGGGATGCCGAAGCCGATCAGGTACAGCACGACGATCATCGGGATGCCGCGCATCACCGTGGTGTAGATCTGCGCGAGCGCGCGCAGCGGGAACAGGATCGGGGACCGGCTGATGCGCATGACGGCGAGCAGCGTGCCCAGAATGCCCACACCGATCACGGCGAAGAACAGCACCTCGACGTTGAGCCACAATCCCTTGAGCACTTCGGGGAAGGACGAGACGAAATACTTGGCGGAGAAGAACGACTCTTGGACCCTTGACCATCCGGGAGACATCTTGAGCAGGGTGACGGCCAGCACGGCCAGCACGATGGTGCTGATGACGCTGGTGACCACGGACTGCAGGTCCTGGC encodes the following:
- the infB gene encoding translation initiation factor IF-2, giving the protein MAKARVYDLAKDLGVESKDVLAKLKDMGEFVKSASSTVEAPVVRRLKAAFADGKSDNKPAGGSRKATPATPAARPTPAAPAARQHTSAQPHAPKPGAQAVPVPAAPKPASPAHSKPSQQRDGRPNREGGRDRGYGRDGGRDREYGRDGGRDNRGRNGQSRMNHAPRNNDGRSSGPMPHAPRPQSLQNANPGQNQGGQPTPGPRPGNNPFSRKQGMHTPTPGDIPRPHPMARPTANNNEGRGRGGRPGQGRGGFRGRPGQGAQGAPRPGQWGHNRPGQGGAQGRPGQGAQGGRPGQGGNRFGGSGQGGYQGGGAPSNGPARTGGRGGRGGAAGAFGRQGGKSSKARKNRLAKRQEFQELKAPVIGGVRIPTGNGQTVKLRQGASLADLAEKINVNQAALVTVLFHLGEMATATQSLDESTFQILGEEIGWNIKIVSAEEEDKELLQQFDINLDDEELQEDEDLKPRPPVVTVMGHVDHGKTRLLDAIRNTNVIAREAGGITQRIGAYQVTVDLDGQKRKITFLDTPGHEAFTAMRARGAELTDIAILVVAADDGVMPQTVEAINHAQAAHVPIVVAVNKIDKPGANPDKVRGQLTEFGLVPEEYGGDTMFVDISAKQGTNIDKLLESVLLTADAELDLRANPDMDARGATVEARLDKGRGAVATVLVQSGTLHVGDAIVAGTSYGRVRAMLDENGQHMKEAAPSTPVQVLGLTSVPTAGDLFLVAPDDRTARQIAEKRQATERAAQLAKRRKVVSLESLKEQFAKSEVDMLNIVIKGDSSGSVEALEDSLMKIEVSDEVGIQVIHRGVGAITQNDVNLATVDKAVIIGFNVRPNRQVADLAEREGVEIKYYSIIYKAIEDIEASLKGMLKPEYEEVTTSHSEIREIFRSSKFGNIAGVMVQDGEVKRGTKCRILRNGVATVNDLEISSLRRFKDDVTSVAEGYEAGINLGSFNDIEIGDIIETFEMREIERK
- the rbfA gene encoding 30S ribosome-binding factor RbfA, which encodes MAGTNPRAARIAALIQRVVASSMEAQLHDKRLANVTITEVRVTNDLQIAKIYWTQLGHEGKEDGERRRAKQALDQARGRLRTLVGTKAGLRLTPQLQFIFDEVPGEATEIEDILLVARKRDEELAKARSNAHYAGEADPYKHPDEDDDDFDDDFDDDESDDADDPDDGYGDAVEVEEFDGSEESGSAA
- a CDS encoding tRNA pseudouridine synthase B — encoded protein: MASQGPQPSGLLIVDKPQGVTSHDVVAAARGALHTKKVGHAGTLDPMATGVLVIGFGNATRLLNYIVDHDKTYEATIRLGQSTDTDDADGTPIAPDGPAASAGCAGHGTRRDGTQEDADLRMPDRAAVERAIAEHFLGDIEQVPNAFSAIKINGQRAYDLAREGKAVELKARPVTIGEFTVLDARYGYTDASRAGAPLAAANDFPSAAQVVDLDVRVSCSSGTYIRALARDLGATLGVGGHLTRLRRTRVGRFALDGDHAAHAVTAHVETRTFTNRDGETVTRNRAVLDAAGEELLSRALTMADAVAAAMQTVAISGHDAAELRFGRRIPCGGKGIAAAVVPETGDVAAIVERTGRGEAKPVTVFAA
- the ribF gene encoding bifunctional riboflavin kinase/FMN adenylyltransferase yields the protein MKITRLTPDPTGLVAWPTLSSNKKSVVTVGVFDGFHQGHRAVVERVVELAAKERAFSVVILFDPRPGLVHRYAAEHHGMDPDEGIADTEALTGVDERIRLMRQMGVDHVLLVRYTLAFAAKSYRFFLGQLVGKIGMRTLVLGQDAAMGKDRAGDVKAIENLALATGVFELDVVDDRGPGYVRIPADAAPHMPSEPGEPKDPTEGMTKAELRAWSKKHQGRKQRIWSSTNVRYLLGQGRIVDANAILGHPHAVEGTVIHGEERGRTIGFPTANLEEPVVGYLPVDGVYAGWLVDLGEERDTVPSNGDAEATSRVASDDTARIAPHSPWRWPAAISIGTKPTFSEKTGLHERVIEAYAVTDDWLDLYGHRVRIEFAGFLRPQVRFDGVDALKDELARNVEETKRLTA
- a CDS encoding amino acid ABC transporter ATP-binding protein; the encoded protein is MSTLNDQHSPAQGVPAAAPAAKSGSDAILRLDNIRKSFGSTQVLRGISFEVRRHEVVALLGPSGSGKSTLMKCVNLLEQVDDGQIWLGDTDITDPRANQDRIRARIGVVFQQFNLFPHMSVLKNVTLAAIKVHHWDKERAESRALELLDRIGMRAKASAYPDQLSGGQQQRVAIARALMTDPELLLLDEITSALDPMLVGEVLNMVAELKDQGTTILMATHEMSFAHDAADRIVLLRHGVIAENGTPREVMDESQNPETKEFFSHFRH
- a CDS encoding amino acid ABC transporter permease, which produces MPQRESTVASHVSEVELKRQQYRRRQDLQSVVTSVISTIVLAVLAVTLLKMSPGWSRVQESFFSAKYFVSSFPEVLKGLWLNVEVLFFAVIGVGILGTLLAVMRISRSPILFPLRALAQIYTTVMRGIPMIVVLYLIGFGIPGLGIFGRIPASVLGTIAVIMTYSAYVAEVLRAGFQDVHPSQRASARSLGLTSGQTMRMIIIPQALRKVAPALMNDFIAMQKDVGLISVLGAVDAVRAAQIQVASTYNFTPYVVASVLFIIMSVPFILLNDWYSARLRARELSGGTV